From Marinoscillum sp. 108, a single genomic window includes:
- a CDS encoding nitrate- and nitrite sensing domain-containing protein, with translation MRILYDLPIRTKFAVVLVPLIVIIICFDYIQIKHNYLDYDDSQRLNKTILLGVEINHAVHELQKERSISVGFLTNDGEDFSQALLHQRHVTDSTLERFYEELDRLDLKGIFAIHANDVELLNSNFSTINSIRQKVDRRVLDPIQILEYFSDIDEVALNTVDQLINETRDKDIAQQVHALIYFLKAKERASIERAIGTHAFSISEIDDETYSSFTALVAEQEAYTDAFLIIADEASRGVYNNLVTGHDVNEVDRLRSVLHLRDNFNQDPGYWYEMTTSKINALKRVEDSISQRLLSRTEYLARTAFQKFWTFIVLDIIIGILAMWLMSIIVTNLLANVKILERFTIRISKGDLSKKVFIATKDEIGQYAKTFNVMVDEIVKSHNILRKERDKAKFLYNNIYRVSLVVFQNIHQGIFLLDRNFKMSKLYSKSMEKIFGLSKISGENFANFMRPLIIPRDLEALEMFMRHLFNEDMDEDVVNQLNPIEQVKIYSETDGIVTTKYIRVNFTRIWRRDRIANIMVTVSDETESVLLQKHLEDAEKKKKQETEQVLSILKIDPSLIRGFLYNAKRTLKGISERYEANKDRDLKALLDFTFETIHNLKGNAVVIGLDIMSEKFHEVEEAIESLKLKEVTGKDFLTILYEIDDADKMIDEMSSMLRKVADIYRKYPSGGHVVSNIMLIDNLERSVKLLSDKMDKPVDFFFKNESNLVLPNEHIDAFRDIMIQLIRNSVKHGIEDRETRTSLGKLIRGTISIELDQPKDQRFEICYMDDGRGLDVIRVKQRAVQSGILTEFEAEKLTHDQVINLIYEKGFSTATEVDENAGRGRGMNLVKTLIEEMNGTFTTTFEEGKYFKLIINLPISGIVEDQSKEHETTDS, from the coding sequence ATGAGAATACTTTATGATCTTCCAATCAGGACCAAGTTTGCAGTGGTTTTGGTCCCTCTTATTGTCATCATCATTTGCTTTGATTACATACAAATCAAGCATAACTATTTGGATTATGACGATTCGCAGAGGCTGAACAAAACCATCTTGTTGGGTGTGGAAATCAACCACGCCGTTCATGAGCTGCAAAAGGAGCGAAGCATTTCCGTGGGTTTTTTGACCAATGATGGCGAGGACTTTTCACAAGCACTCTTGCATCAGAGGCATGTGACAGACAGTACCCTGGAGCGCTTCTATGAGGAGTTGGACCGGTTAGATCTCAAAGGCATTTTTGCCATTCATGCTAACGATGTAGAGTTGTTGAACTCAAATTTCTCTACGATCAACAGTATCCGTCAGAAAGTAGATCGTCGGGTATTGGATCCGATCCAGATTCTTGAGTATTTCTCAGATATCGATGAGGTAGCATTGAATACCGTCGATCAGCTAATCAATGAAACACGGGATAAAGATATAGCGCAGCAGGTGCATGCGCTTATTTATTTCTTGAAAGCCAAAGAGCGAGCCAGTATAGAGCGAGCCATTGGTACTCACGCATTTTCCATTAGTGAGATTGATGACGAGACTTACAGCTCGTTCACCGCCTTGGTAGCAGAGCAGGAAGCTTATACAGATGCTTTTCTCATCATTGCAGATGAAGCTTCAAGAGGAGTATACAATAACCTGGTCACTGGACATGATGTGAATGAAGTAGATCGACTCAGGTCTGTTTTGCATCTTAGGGATAATTTTAATCAGGATCCTGGCTACTGGTACGAAATGACCACTAGCAAGATCAATGCGCTCAAAAGAGTAGAGGATAGTATCTCTCAGAGGCTACTTTCTCGTACGGAATATCTTGCCCGCACAGCTTTTCAAAAATTTTGGACCTTCATTGTACTGGATATCATCATCGGTATTCTGGCTATGTGGCTGATGTCCATTATTGTGACCAACCTGTTGGCCAATGTGAAAATACTGGAACGCTTTACCATCAGGATTTCCAAAGGAGACCTGTCAAAGAAAGTGTTCATTGCTACCAAGGATGAAATTGGACAGTACGCCAAGACTTTCAACGTGATGGTGGATGAGATTGTGAAGTCTCATAACATCCTGAGAAAAGAGCGTGATAAGGCCAAATTCCTGTATAACAATATCTATCGAGTATCCCTTGTTGTGTTCCAAAATATCCACCAGGGGATTTTTCTGTTAGATAGGAATTTCAAAATGAGTAAGCTCTATTCCAAATCCATGGAAAAGATCTTTGGCCTCTCCAAGATCTCCGGTGAGAACTTTGCCAACTTCATGAGACCATTGATTATCCCTCGCGATCTGGAGGCACTGGAGATGTTCATGCGCCATCTGTTCAATGAAGACATGGACGAGGATGTAGTCAACCAGCTCAACCCTATCGAGCAGGTAAAAATATACAGCGAGACCGATGGTATAGTGACCACCAAATACATCCGGGTCAATTTTACAAGGATATGGAGAAGAGATCGCATCGCTAATATCATGGTGACGGTATCTGACGAAACGGAATCAGTATTGCTCCAGAAACACCTGGAAGACGCGGAGAAGAAGAAAAAGCAGGAAACCGAACAGGTATTGAGCATTTTGAAAATAGATCCGTCATTGATCAGGGGCTTCCTGTATAATGCCAAACGGACCCTCAAAGGCATCTCGGAGCGCTATGAGGCCAATAAAGACAGAGACTTGAAGGCGTTGCTTGATTTCACCTTCGAAACCATCCACAACCTCAAAGGGAATGCCGTAGTGATAGGCCTTGACATCATGAGCGAAAAATTCCATGAGGTAGAGGAAGCCATTGAAAGTCTAAAGCTCAAGGAAGTGACCGGTAAGGATTTCCTCACCATCCTCTATGAGATCGATGATGCCGATAAGATGATCGATGAAATGAGCTCTATGCTCCGAAAGGTGGCAGATATCTACCGTAAGTACCCATCTGGTGGTCATGTGGTTTCCAATATCATGCTCATTGACAATCTGGAGCGATCAGTTAAGTTGCTGTCAGACAAAATGGACAAGCCGGTGGACTTTTTCTTTAAAAATGAAAGCAACCTGGTGCTTCCAAATGAGCACATTGATGCTTTTAGGGACATCATGATTCAGCTGATTAGAAATTCCGTAAAGCATGGAATAGAGGATCGTGAAACCCGAACGTCACTTGGAAAATTGATCAGAGGAACGATTTCTATTGAGCTGGATCAGCCAAAAGATCAGCGATTCGAGATATGCTACATGGATGACGGCAGGGGACTCGATGTGATCAGAGTAAAACAAAGGGCAGTTCAAAGTGGCATACTTACTGAATTTGAGGCTGAGAAACTCACACATGATCAGGTGATCAACCTCATTTATGAAAAAGGATTTTCAACCGCTACGGAAGTGGATGAAAACGCAGGTCGTGGAAGAGGCATGAATTTAGTGAAGACACTGATAGAGGAGATGAATGGAACATTTACCACCACTTTTGAGGAAGGTAAGTACTTCAAACTAATCATAAATTTACCCATCAGTGGTATTGTAGAAGACCAATCAAAAGAGCATGAGACTACTGATAGTTGA
- a CDS encoding response regulator, producing MSKRVLIVDDSIYMRSLIRTALEEAGMEIVGEAKDGEGAIDIALEQQPDLITLDNILPDMMGFEILKVLRDEGLESKVIMISAVGQQTVVNKGKELGAADYIVKPFTSEELIAVVNRIM from the coding sequence ATGAGTAAGAGAGTACTAATAGTAGACGATTCAATTTATATGCGGTCTTTGATCCGTACAGCTTTAGAAGAAGCCGGGATGGAGATTGTGGGCGAAGCAAAAGACGGAGAGGGGGCTATAGACATAGCGCTGGAGCAGCAGCCGGACCTGATTACCCTGGATAACATCCTCCCTGACATGATGGGCTTTGAGATATTGAAAGTCCTTAGAGATGAAGGACTGGAGTCAAAAGTGATTATGATCAGTGCTGTAGGTCAGCAAACAGTTGTAAACAAAGGTAAAGAATTGGGAGCGGCTGACTATATTGTTAAACCATTTACGTCAGAAGAGCTGATAGCAGTGGTTAACAGAATAATGTAA
- a CDS encoding response regulator, protein MSKTILIVDDSGYSRSTIKGILVNAGYQVIGEAKDGVEALDKIVELDPDLVTLDNILPDMTGLEILRALKEQGISRTVIMVSAVGQQSAIQEGLDLGIKAYITKPFDPKELLEEVKKSFAISD, encoded by the coding sequence ATGAGCAAGACCATACTCATAGTTGACGATTCTGGATACTCCAGATCTACCATCAAAGGAATTTTAGTGAACGCCGGCTATCAGGTCATTGGAGAGGCAAAGGACGGTGTGGAGGCCCTGGACAAAATAGTAGAGTTAGATCCGGATTTAGTAACACTCGATAATATACTGCCGGATATGACGGGTTTGGAAATCTTGCGAGCGCTAAAAGAACAGGGCATCTCACGTACCGTTATTATGGTGAGTGCCGTGGGACAACAATCTGCCATTCAGGAGGGGTTAGATCTTGGAATTAAGGCTTATATTACCAAACCGTTTGATCCGAAGGAGTTATTGGAGGAAGTGAAAAAATCTTTCGCTATCTCTGATTAA
- a CDS encoding protein-glutamate O-methyltransferase CheR, translating into MKESVSIFSGEAKPLELITDEEMNALMVAIKNRYGLDFTNYEKASLKRGVNRLMMKHHMDSSLDLWGRILKDHDFFMSAIDDLLVNLTELFRNPDVWIKLRDEILERFKGESLKIWHAGCSTGEEVYTMAIVLEEKGLLGRTKIAASDLSTKALKKAKDGEYSLEVIKPYLTPFLKFFPDRKLEDYFEFHDKHAAIKPHYKRSVTFERHNLVHDPVTGEYDIIFCRNVMIYFDEQLKLKVLNLFYKSLKPNGYLIIGYYDIMPDAGKLLFQVEDIRTRVYRKKEEKGSTQKPKFEKR; encoded by the coding sequence ATGAAGGAATCAGTAAGTATTTTCTCCGGTGAAGCAAAGCCCCTTGAGTTGATAACGGACGAAGAAATGAATGCCCTGATGGTGGCCATCAAAAACCGCTATGGGCTGGATTTCACCAACTACGAGAAGGCATCTTTGAAAAGAGGGGTGAATCGATTAATGATGAAGCATCATATGGATTCTTCCCTTGACCTCTGGGGACGGATACTTAAAGACCATGATTTCTTCATGAGCGCCATAGATGATCTGCTGGTGAACCTGACGGAGCTGTTTAGAAACCCCGATGTATGGATCAAGCTTCGGGATGAGATCCTCGAACGATTCAAGGGAGAATCACTCAAAATATGGCACGCCGGCTGCTCTACCGGAGAGGAGGTCTATACCATGGCCATTGTATTGGAGGAAAAAGGGCTTTTGGGTAGGACAAAAATTGCTGCCTCCGATTTGAGTACCAAGGCACTGAAAAAGGCAAAAGATGGAGAGTACTCACTGGAGGTGATTAAGCCGTATCTAACTCCCTTTTTGAAATTTTTCCCGGATCGTAAGCTGGAGGACTATTTTGAGTTCCACGACAAGCATGCGGCCATTAAGCCTCACTACAAGCGCAGTGTTACCTTCGAAAGGCACAATCTTGTTCATGATCCGGTCACTGGAGAATACGATATCATCTTTTGTAGAAACGTGATGATCTATTTTGATGAGCAGCTCAAGCTAAAAGTCCTCAACCTGTTTTATAAAAGTCTGAAGCCCAATGGCTACCTGATTATTGGGTACTATGACATCATGCCAGATGCGGGAAAATTACTGTTTCAAGTAGAGGACATCAGGACAAGAGTCTACCGGAAAAAAGAAGAGAAAGGGAGTACACAAAAACCAAAATTTGAGAAAAGATGA
- a CDS encoding chemotaxis protein CheA encodes MKSKESEYKELFLIEAKDQIEELDKLFVELEKDQSNQDAIDGIFRITHTLKGNAMGLGLDGVSELSHAMEDVMIAIRNKQITLSKKLFEILFRANDKLTQVVRALETNQKVSYLGIKTSLSIFLKNELDKGAPAAPKEEEIDHQEEETTKQEGQAQVMFSDVIQIPVKKMDDLLNEVGQLIIERDRLIAYSQEIGLATAEFERLKRISSNLQYSIMNARMIQVGFLFNKFHRVVRDAAAIEVKNVALVLKGTEIEIDRNVLKVISDSLVHLVRNAVSHGIEPEAKRVENGKAPEGSITLDARYERDRVIIVVKDDGAGIDHEVIRKKIVQKGMVADAVAKDLTKDEVLRYIFESGFSNSDKVNEISGRGVGMDVVKKAVESIGGQVRIETEVGTGTTVNLHVPSSLALKGTLLFDVGGQEYAMALSYTEAVVTIARSEIYKLSGGLMAKYQDEAISIVFLKDILEMKSLDELGQRGSLQKSFELSTDDDLFNVIIVSYVGQTTGVIVDKVLQQKEIIEKPLAKPINKTKLLSGTTILGSGNVCPVIDIAALTDLIHLKVLQSK; translated from the coding sequence TTGAAATCTAAGGAATCAGAATATAAGGAACTCTTTCTCATAGAAGCGAAAGACCAGATAGAAGAGCTGGACAAGCTTTTCGTGGAGCTGGAAAAAGATCAGTCCAATCAGGATGCCATTGATGGCATTTTTCGGATTACCCATACGTTGAAAGGTAATGCCATGGGCCTGGGCCTGGATGGTGTGTCCGAACTTTCACATGCTATGGAGGACGTGATGATTGCCATCCGAAATAAGCAAATCACACTGAGTAAAAAGCTTTTTGAAATCCTTTTCAGAGCCAACGACAAACTCACCCAAGTGGTGCGGGCCCTCGAGACCAACCAAAAGGTCAGCTACCTCGGGATCAAAACCAGCCTTTCAATATTCCTAAAAAATGAATTAGATAAGGGAGCCCCTGCAGCACCCAAAGAAGAAGAGATAGACCATCAGGAAGAGGAAACCACCAAACAGGAAGGCCAGGCCCAGGTGATGTTTTCGGATGTCATTCAGATCCCCGTTAAGAAAATGGATGATTTGCTCAATGAGGTGGGGCAGCTCATCATAGAGCGCGACAGATTGATTGCTTACAGTCAGGAAATAGGGTTGGCTACGGCAGAGTTTGAGCGACTGAAGCGAATCAGTTCCAACCTCCAGTATAGCATTATGAATGCCCGAATGATTCAGGTGGGGTTTCTCTTCAATAAGTTCCATCGGGTAGTTCGGGATGCCGCGGCCATAGAGGTAAAAAATGTGGCTTTGGTTCTCAAAGGCACAGAAATAGAAATAGATCGCAACGTGCTCAAGGTAATCAGCGACTCACTGGTTCACCTCGTACGAAATGCCGTGAGTCACGGTATAGAGCCGGAAGCCAAAAGGGTAGAAAACGGGAAAGCCCCTGAAGGATCCATTACACTGGACGCGCGCTACGAGCGAGATCGGGTGATTATCGTGGTGAAGGATGATGGTGCCGGTATCGACCATGAAGTAATACGTAAGAAAATTGTTCAAAAAGGAATGGTGGCCGACGCTGTGGCCAAGGATCTCACAAAGGATGAAGTACTGCGGTATATTTTTGAGTCAGGCTTTTCCAACTCCGATAAAGTAAATGAAATTTCCGGGCGTGGTGTGGGAATGGACGTGGTGAAGAAAGCCGTAGAGTCTATTGGCGGTCAGGTGCGTATAGAGACAGAGGTGGGTACAGGCACCACTGTCAACCTCCACGTACCATCTTCACTGGCACTCAAGGGCACCTTGCTTTTCGATGTAGGGGGGCAGGAGTATGCCATGGCGCTTTCATACACAGAGGCCGTGGTGACCATTGCCAGGAGTGAAATCTACAAACTCAGTGGCGGGCTCATGGCCAAATATCAGGATGAAGCGATCTCCATTGTTTTCTTGAAAGATATCCTGGAAATGAAGAGTTTGGATGAGCTAGGCCAACGTGGCAGTCTTCAGAAGAGTTTCGAATTGAGTACTGACGATGATCTGTTTAATGTGATCATTGTATCGTATGTGGGGCAGACCACCGGTGTGATTGTAGATAAAGTCCTTCAGCAGAAGGAGATCATCGAAAAACCGCTGGCCAAACCCATTAACAAAACTAAATTGCTAAGTGGCACTACCATACTGGGAAGTGGTAACGTATGCCCGGTAATAGATATAGCAGCTCTCACCGACCTGATTCATCTAAAAGTCCTCCAATCAAAATAA
- the cheB gene encoding chemotaxis-specific protein-glutamate methyltransferase CheB, with protein MTGKIKILVVDDSAFMRLLISDLLSKDKELEVIGSASNGKEAVEKARELKPDVILMDINMDEYDGLYAVEHIMKANPIPIVILSSVGNTNLDVVFDALRLGAVDYINKPQKGGSKIREINVEILAMVKRVARAKPRPTPIESDGLSKLPHTFDSEARFHVIVIGASTGGPSALEKVITSLPANLNVPVLICQHMPPNFILSFADRLDALSSLKVVVGKRGMVPQPGMVIIAPGNANMVVMKDGKGEKVKIGFSKEEYKEYNNPSINALMESVAECYGEKAIGVLLTGMGRDGVKGMKMIRNNGGITIAQDESSSIIYGMPKIAFETGAAEKVMHIKEIGGYLVNCL; from the coding sequence TTGACAGGGAAGATAAAAATATTGGTAGTGGACGACTCAGCATTTATGAGATTGCTGATCTCGGATCTGTTGTCTAAAGACAAGGAACTGGAAGTCATTGGTTCGGCCTCTAATGGCAAGGAAGCAGTGGAGAAGGCCCGCGAGCTCAAGCCGGATGTCATACTCATGGACATCAACATGGACGAGTATGATGGATTGTATGCCGTAGAGCATATCATGAAGGCTAACCCTATTCCTATTGTGATTTTGAGTTCGGTGGGAAACACTAACCTCGATGTGGTTTTTGATGCACTTAGACTCGGAGCAGTTGATTATATTAACAAACCGCAAAAAGGGGGATCCAAAATCCGCGAGATCAATGTTGAGATTTTGGCCATGGTCAAGCGGGTGGCTCGGGCCAAGCCGCGTCCTACACCCATCGAAAGCGATGGGCTGAGTAAGCTGCCTCACACCTTTGATAGTGAGGCGAGGTTTCATGTGATCGTCATTGGCGCATCTACCGGCGGGCCCTCCGCTTTGGAGAAAGTAATCACTTCGCTTCCTGCCAACCTAAACGTTCCGGTACTTATTTGTCAGCACATGCCACCTAATTTCATTTTGTCCTTTGCGGACAGACTGGATGCCCTCAGTTCGCTCAAAGTGGTGGTGGGTAAGCGGGGTATGGTTCCCCAGCCAGGCATGGTCATTATCGCACCAGGCAATGCCAACATGGTAGTGATGAAGGATGGAAAGGGAGAAAAAGTGAAAATTGGTTTCTCAAAAGAGGAATATAAGGAATATAACAACCCATCCATTAATGCCTTGATGGAATCTGTGGCTGAGTGCTATGGTGAAAAGGCCATAGGGGTGCTCCTCACAGGGATGGGGCGCGATGGGGTGAAGGGTATGAAAATGATTAGAAATAATGGCGGCATTACCATAGCACAGGATGAGTCATCCAGTATTATCTACGGTATGCCGAAAATAGCATTCGAAACTGGAGCGGCCGAAAAGGTCATGCATATAAAAGAAATTGGTGGATACTTGGTTAACTGTTTATAG
- a CDS encoding chemotaxis protein CheW, which yields MTTGRNLKKKSAHPSKEDKGKKAKKVSEKVESADQSWFLTQEELARRSELHKRFKEEIDSLKGKHVHLIVFKLGQESFAMEISKVNEVVPSVPITKMPQTPKYIKGISTIRGKGIIILDLADKLGLVDANEDIKTRSAYTMVVSTERFTVGILVAEVPSNQKISGDTIQSTIDNLSETSLDETYIKGLVKVQGEMVYFIDIDELIEGDRLRARMKTS from the coding sequence ATGACAACAGGACGCAACCTTAAGAAAAAAAGCGCCCACCCTTCCAAGGAAGATAAGGGGAAGAAAGCCAAAAAGGTCTCCGAAAAAGTAGAGTCAGCGGATCAGTCCTGGTTTCTTACTCAGGAGGAACTCGCTCGAAGATCTGAACTTCACAAGCGATTCAAAGAGGAGATCGATTCCCTCAAAGGCAAGCATGTACACCTCATTGTCTTTAAGCTTGGACAGGAGTCATTCGCCATGGAAATATCCAAAGTCAACGAAGTAGTGCCCAGTGTCCCCATTACTAAGATGCCTCAAACGCCCAAATACATCAAAGGGATCTCCACCATTCGTGGAAAAGGCATTATCATTTTGGACCTGGCTGATAAGCTCGGCCTGGTTGATGCCAATGAAGACATCAAGACCCGCTCGGCCTATACCATGGTGGTGAGTACAGAGCGGTTTACCGTGGGGATTTTGGTGGCTGAGGTCCCATCCAATCAGAAGATTTCCGGAGATACCATTCAGTCTACTATTGACAACCTGTCCGAAACCTCTCTGGACGAAACGTACATAAAAGGGCTAGTGAAGGTTCAGGGTGAGATGGTCTATTTCATCGACATAGATGAACTGATTGAGGGCGATAGATTGAGGGCCAGAATGAAAACCAGCTAA
- a CDS encoding methyl-accepting chemotaxis protein: MIELLKITGLVSAILLASTVAIYYNFKGSFLFRICVFFVALSAELCIVSYASGMYGIVYFLYASPIIVLQFYLGMRFIFRYVHYPLYRIIKRINMMSDGNLDIDFQELKTDRRKDEIGHISRALDSHLMFLKNTAGLANEIREGNLNSEFSLKSNNDLLGQSLLDMRDNLRTMLGGVDEVVSMAGDEGKLDVRIDNQNKSGIWLQLGNSINELLENVSRPFYSINKIVNAMASGDLTHRYKEEAKGDILKITNNLNLALDNLDGLLHQISQNVLTIEESTSEMRVTGEEMNSNTNEIASAIAQMSSGAQNQLAKVDESSSLVEEILQASQRMVQKAEAINNAAKIGAESSEKGIGIVNGVVSSMVEISEYSTKTNQSIQVLTQRSQEISRTLSVITEIASQTNLLALNAAIEAAQAGDAGRGFAVVAEEIRKLAEDSRKSAKEIEILVGDVQTDTEVAAKVMSNMNMVVKSGEETSRSAAASFKEILDSSTETLRFSEEILNAAQNQIQSINNVVSITESIVVIAEQTAAGTEEVASSATELSSGMGSYNDKTQNLAQIAMEFKEGISMVRLSGQAKENNALFQMREAYEKEKSLLDALLSNIPDFIYFKDRESKFIRNSLSHVKRFGMEDPKQLIGKSDFDFHGEHARVSYEDEQKIMETGIPMINSIQRADLKNGEFKYVSTTKMPLKDVDGNIIGTFGISRDITEMRIAQLKFEEENRLLATLLDNMPDFIYFKDTQGHFLRVSESMAPNFGVKDVSEITGKTDFDFFGDHAKKAFNDEQTIIKTGVPLLNQIEREDKKDGTTTFVSTTKLPLKDQDGKIVGTFGISRDITDLKLAQIKSEEQEVELENLQRMMKSGKDTNKLFKEQKAFFGEVLKHVNDTVLVKTPDGKKYLTSANGTKVSSDDWADEVQIIKDRKPVQRLVKLKTDMGDSYQLDKKAPIYLPEIEDWGILDIQSEIGVNIEDNVKFLEDIRKKYPEILADID, encoded by the coding sequence ATGATAGAATTATTAAAGATTACAGGCCTGGTAAGCGCTATTTTACTAGCGAGTACTGTGGCCATTTACTACAATTTTAAGGGATCCTTCCTTTTCAGAATTTGTGTTTTTTTTGTGGCTCTTTCCGCTGAGTTATGCATAGTCTCCTATGCATCCGGTATGTACGGGATTGTGTATTTTCTTTACGCTTCGCCCATCATCGTCCTTCAGTTTTACCTTGGGATGAGGTTTATCTTTAGGTATGTTCATTATCCGCTTTACAGGATTATCAAGCGAATCAATATGATGTCTGATGGTAATCTCGATATTGATTTTCAGGAGTTGAAAACAGATAGAAGGAAGGATGAAATTGGTCATATTTCCAGGGCTCTTGACAGTCACCTCATGTTCTTGAAAAATACCGCCGGACTGGCCAATGAGATCAGGGAGGGAAACCTGAATTCGGAGTTTAGTCTGAAAAGCAACAATGACCTATTGGGACAGTCATTGCTGGATATGAGAGACAACCTGCGGACTATGCTCGGCGGTGTGGATGAGGTAGTGAGTATGGCAGGAGATGAGGGTAAGTTAGATGTGAGGATTGACAACCAAAATAAATCCGGCATTTGGCTTCAGTTGGGCAACTCCATCAATGAGCTGTTGGAAAATGTTTCCAGGCCATTCTATTCTATCAACAAGATCGTCAATGCCATGGCTTCCGGTGACCTCACGCATCGGTACAAGGAGGAGGCCAAGGGAGATATCCTTAAAATTACCAATAATCTCAATCTGGCGCTGGATAACCTCGATGGGCTGCTTCATCAGATTTCACAGAATGTCCTCACCATTGAGGAGTCTACAAGTGAAATGCGAGTGACCGGTGAGGAGATGAATTCCAACACCAACGAAATTGCTTCTGCGATTGCTCAAATGAGCAGCGGAGCTCAAAACCAGCTGGCCAAAGTAGATGAGTCATCCAGCCTGGTAGAAGAAATCCTTCAGGCCTCTCAGCGGATGGTACAGAAGGCTGAAGCCATCAACAACGCCGCAAAGATCGGTGCTGAAAGCAGTGAGAAGGGAATTGGTATAGTGAATGGCGTGGTGAGCAGCATGGTGGAGATTTCTGAGTACTCCACCAAAACAAACCAATCAATTCAGGTGCTCACCCAGAGGTCTCAGGAAATCTCCAGAACGCTGAGCGTGATCACCGAAATTGCTTCACAAACGAACCTTCTGGCACTAAATGCGGCCATCGAAGCAGCACAGGCAGGCGATGCTGGTCGCGGGTTTGCAGTGGTAGCCGAAGAAATCCGCAAACTGGCCGAGGATTCCCGAAAGTCGGCCAAGGAAATAGAGATATTGGTAGGAGACGTGCAGACAGACACCGAAGTGGCTGCCAAAGTGATGTCCAATATGAATATGGTAGTGAAAAGTGGAGAGGAAACTTCCAGATCTGCCGCTGCGTCCTTTAAGGAGATTCTCGATTCCTCCACCGAAACACTGCGATTCTCAGAAGAAATTCTCAATGCCGCCCAGAATCAGATCCAGAGTATTAATAATGTGGTTTCCATCACCGAAAGCATCGTGGTGATAGCGGAGCAGACCGCAGCGGGCACCGAAGAGGTGGCCAGTTCGGCCACTGAGCTTTCATCCGGTATGGGCAGTTACAATGACAAGACCCAAAACCTGGCGCAAATCGCCATGGAATTCAAAGAGGGTATCAGCATGGTGAGGCTCTCCGGCCAGGCCAAGGAGAATAACGCCCTCTTTCAGATGCGTGAGGCCTACGAAAAGGAGAAAAGTCTTTTGGATGCGTTGCTCTCCAATATTCCCGATTTTATCTACTTCAAAGACAGAGAGAGTAAATTCATCCGCAACAGCCTTTCTCATGTCAAGAGGTTTGGAATGGAAGACCCTAAGCAATTAATTGGCAAGAGTGATTTTGATTTTCATGGAGAACATGCAAGGGTATCTTATGAGGATGAGCAGAAGATCATGGAGACAGGCATCCCAATGATTAACAGTATTCAAAGAGCTGACCTTAAAAACGGCGAATTCAAGTATGTATCTACGACTAAAATGCCGTTGAAAGATGTGGATGGAAACATCATAGGCACTTTCGGAATTTCAAGAGACATTACCGAAATGAGGATTGCCCAGCTCAAATTCGAAGAGGAGAATAGGCTGTTGGCGACATTACTCGATAACATGCCTGATTTTATATACTTCAAAGATACTCAGGGACACTTCCTCAGAGTGAGCGAATCCATGGCTCCTAATTTTGGTGTAAAAGATGTCAGTGAGATTACCGGAAAAACAGATTTTGACTTCTTTGGAGACCATGCTAAGAAAGCATTTAACGACGAACAAACCATCATCAAGACAGGAGTGCCTTTACTTAATCAAATAGAGAGAGAAGACAAAAAGGATGGCACTACCACCTTTGTATCCACTACCAAGCTGCCACTGAAAGATCAGGATGGAAAGATCGTTGGCACCTTTGGGATATCCAGAGACATCACGGATCTGAAGTTGGCCCAGATCAAATCTGAGGAACAGGAGGTAGAGCTTGAAAATCTGCAGCGGATGATGAAGTCCGGCAAGGACACCAATAAATTATTCAAAGAGCAAAAGGCGTTTTTCGGTGAGGTACTGAAGCATGTGAATGATACCGTGCTGGTGAAAACGCCGGATGGTAAAAAGTACCTGACAAGCGCCAATGGCACAAAAGTATCCAGTGATGATTGGGCGGATGAAGTACAGATAATTAAGGACAGAAAGCCTGTACAGCGACTGGTGAAGTTGAAAACTGATATGGGTGACTCCTATCAGCTAGACAAGAAGGCTCCAATCTACCTTCCGGAGATTGAAGATTGGGGAATTTTGGATATTCAAAGTGAAATAGGTGTTAATATTGAGGATAACGTAAAGTTTCTTGAGGATATTAGAAAGAAGTACCCCGAGATTTTGGCAGATATCGACTAA